One genomic window of Camelina sativa cultivar DH55 chromosome 5, Cs, whole genome shotgun sequence includes the following:
- the LOC104787354 gene encoding uncharacterized protein LOC104787354 encodes MPTGDCFRCHQPGHWANNCPLKTTTEPASSADTSASPPVIHCPCNGGPCNIFTSKTGKNPNRRFYKCPIPSCGFFKWCDEVSIIKPESISVHPTCPCGAGPCRRVTFIDGPNAQRSYFVCCLKKNFGACGFFQWEDDVHTQPGPEQVGNDGSPCPNLIGHSGFDSVDDVSLLLHETSLDSNGNVKRSRLGVVVETDLNPSSSNESTLGNRVVERIAQPVKDTPPVTMGKESIPVFAGFNNRKPVSNGVFASADGRNQGTVPSFNLITLYEDAVHLETDEQVLPSLAPTHVESLCSDLFGFNGKSSYASEDITGVCQNTSDSVSNGKTNPNHKHQPEHQSAISYETGASFSGSFSLMDLIEQYNSEKLHFKSVSVKYVDALTAFTGSYKQLESLRDRAHSLKKELRDVEKQVTFCEAETSEFAMSLQEVSGEMAKLQKKMVETAGKVAKEERLNKQRGFTAP; translated from the exons ATGCCAACTGGCGATTGCTTCCGTTGTCATCAGCCAGGTCACTGGGCCAACAATTGTCCTCTCAAAACCACTACGGAGCCCGCCTCCTCCGCTGACACCTCCGCTTCCCCGCCGGTCATCCACTGCCCCTGCAACGGCGGACCTTGCAACATTTTTACTTCTAAAACTGGGAAAAACCCAAACAGGAGATTCTACAAATGCCCA ATCCCAAGCTGTGGATTTTTCAAATGGTGTGATGAAGTAAGTATCATCAAACCGGAGTCAATCTCTGTTCACCCCACTTGCCCTTGTGGCGCTGGACCTTGTAGAAGAGTAACATTCATCGATGGACCAAACGCTCAACGTTCTTACTTTGTTTGCTGCCTTAAGAAG aattttggggCTTGTGGATTCTTTCAGTGGGAGGATGATGTTCACACTCAACCTGGACCTGAACAAGTAGGGAATGATGGTTCTCCTTGTCCTAATTTGATTGGACATTCGGGTTTTGACTCTGTGGATGATGTTAGTTTGTTGTTACACGAGACTAGTTTGGATTCTAATGGTAATGTAAAAAGGAGTAGACTTGGAGTGGTGGTTGAAACAGATTTGAATCCAAGTTCATCTAATGAGTCTACTCTTGGAAACAGAGTTGTTGAGAGAATTGCACAGCCTGTGAAAGATACTCCTCCAGTCACTATGGGAAAAGAATCAATTCCGGTTTTCGCAGGTTTCAACAATCGCAAACCGGTCTCCAATGGCGTGTTTGCCTCTGCAGATGGCAGAAACCAAg gcACTGTCCCTTCATTTAATTTGATTACATTATATGAAGATGCGGTTCACCTTGAGACGGACGAGCAAGTACTTCCTTCACTTGCCCCTACACACGTAGAGTCTTTGTGTAGTGATCTTTTCGGATTTAACGGTAAATCGAGTTATGCATCGGAGGACATAACTGGTGTATGTCAGAACACTAGCGATTCAGTTTCGAATGGCAAAACCAATCCTAACCATAAACATCAACCAGAGCACCAATCTGCTATATCTTATGAAACCGGAGCCTCGTTTTCAGGTAGCTTCTCCTTGATGGACCTCATTGAGCAATATAACTCAGAAAAGCTCCATTTCAAGAGTGTTTCTGTGAAATATGTTGATGCATTGACTGCCTTTACGGGTTCGTACAAGCAATTAGAGTCCCTTCGTGATAGAGCACATAGTCTCAAGAAAGAGCTACGAGATGTAGAGAAACAGGTGACGTTTTGCGAGGCCGAGACCTCTGAATTTGCAATGAGTCTTCAAGAAGTTTCTGGTGAAATGGCGAAACTGCAGAAAAAGATGGTTGAGACGGCAGGGAAAGTGGCTAAGGAAGAGAGACTTAACAAGCAAAGGGGTTTCACAGCTCCGTAG